The following DNA comes from Polynucleobacter sp. MG-6-Vaara-E2.
GTTGATATAAAGAGGCTTATCAGTAAATATAATTTGACTTAGAGACCCTATAAGGGTAAAAATCAGGACCCCAGAAAATCCAATTATTATTATTGCTAATACTTTAGAAAAGAGCCAAACGGCATCTGGCTCGTGTAGAGTTGATGTTTTATAAATAATTAAACCAAGTCCCACGCCTATGGTGGTTGCGAGAAGGCACCGTATCCAGATGCTGAGGAGCTCAGCAAGCTGAAGTTCAGGCTGATGTGACAAAAAAGCAAGGTGAAATAGCAGCCAGACATAAAACCCTAAGAGTAGCCAAATAGGCCAGGCGTAAATTGCCAGAAGGTAGCTTTTGTATCTATTTAAAAAGAAAAGGCTTGCTAATGACCCTATGACTAATATGATGTGTCTCAGAGCGATGGTGCCAGGAAGGGGCCAAATTGCAACAAGAGTAGCCGAGCAAATAACAATGATTAGCGCTATTAGTTTTTGAGGCAGACGGATGTATGTAGACATTTTGTAAGGCCATCCTATCAAAAAAAAGTCGTAGTAATTTAAACTTTTATAAATTAAAGTTATAGAAAATTTAGCTAATTAAATCTCATATAATGGTTTCAACAGTGTAAAAAACAAAAAAATTGGAGTAAAAATTGACTCACCATGTAGATAATAATCAGGCAGAATCAGATGTTGCAGTTAGTTTTTTTGATTTTATTAATGCTCACCTAATTATAATTAAATCAATTGTTTTTTCGATTATTATCGGCATATTTTTAGGCTTGGGAATTTGGTTTTTTGCTGGTAATTATGTTGCTGTGCTTACCTTAAACACCAACACCAACACCAACACCAACACCAACACCAACACCAACACCAACACCAACACCAACACCAACACCAACAACAGCAGACTGAGTCTGATGTCCTTGAAGGTGTTGCAAAAAAGCCTCCCCAACCTAGCCGCTCAAATAGTTGGTGATTCCATGGCTCCTAATGGACAGGAATCGTTGTATAGCTCTCTATCAAGCGAGAAGTGGTGGTTAAAAAATCTCACAGCAAATTATGCATTTTCAAAAGCTGATACTAAGGATCTGTTAACCATAAGCAAAGACTTAGATCTTGCATCAACAACCATTCTGAGTTTGTCAATATCAGTATCAGGTTCAAGTGCAGGGCAATCTATTGAGAATCTAAAGGGAGCTATAAAGTTTTTTCGTACGGGCGGGGCTTTTTTGGAGGTGAGAGGCCTACTTAATGATTATAAGAATCTGACTATCGTTGAGACTGCCGAACTTCAAAAACAAATTAGTCTTAACGAGTTAGAGTTAGGCTATGTTGAAAAGCGCCTGAAGCAATATGAAGAGCTAAAAAAACGCTATCCATCCTCATCGGATGTTGGAACTAAATTTATGATAGACGGAAAAGATGGTAATTCCAAGTTTTTACCTATAGACGCTCAAATTATTGCATGCAACACTGATGTGAATCGAATTAAAGAGGTTTTAGAGAGGTTACGCGGTCAATTGATTGGCATTGAAACTTTGAAAAGTTTCAATGATGAAGCCGAGCCTTTGATGAGAAAAAACTACGATGGGCTGGCCTTAATCAAGCAATTATTAGGTATTGTTTCAAAAATGCAACTTCAGCTTTCAGGTGTAGAGTTTTCCAGTAAGCAGCAACTTACCAGAGTGAATGCTGAGCTTCTTTCGATTAATGAAAAATATGAGACCGGGCTGAGCGCAAATGCTCCGCCCGTCATCAAAAAAGTTGCAATGGTTAAAACAATTGTCTTTAGTATTTTTCTGATCCTAAGTATTTTACTTGGTTGGCATATTGTTAAATTTATCAGTCTTAATATGCGAAAAATAACGTAAATTATTTTTCCTTACACTTGCGCAATAACTTAAAAATGACAAAAAGTAATTCCGTGTATGTTACGCGCCCTACTCTTCCTCCACTAGAGGAATTCATTCCCTATTTAACTGAAATATGGAAAAGTAATATTGTTACCAATGGAGGCCCTTTTCATCAGCAGCTTGAGCAAGCTTTGTGCGATTATCTTGAGGTCAATTACATTTCCTTATTTAATAATGGCACAATTGCCCTCATTACGGCTTTACAAGCTTTAGAACTAAAAGGGGAGGTAATAACAACTCCATATTCTTTTGTTGCTACCGCCAATTCTCTTTTGTGGAATGGGATTCAACCCGTTTTTGTAGATATAGATCCAATTTCGCTTAATTTGGATCCCTCCAGAATTGAAGAAGCCATTACAGATAAGACTGCGGCAATAATGCCAGTCCATTGTTATGGACGACCATGTGATCTTGAGCAAATCCAGAAAATTGCCCAAAAATATAACTTAAAAGTTATATACGATGCTGCTCACGCTTTTGGGGTAAGAAATCAGTCTGGGAGTATCTTGCGTAGCGGTGACTTATCAGTGCTCAGTTTCCATGCCACAAAAGTATTTAATACCTTTGAGGGCGGAGCTATCGTTTGCCACGATATAGGCACAAAAAAACATATTGATCAACTCAAAAACTTCGGCTTCGTAGACGAAGTAACCATTGTTGCTGCTGGAATTAATGGAAAGATGAGCGAGGTTAATTCGGCATTTGGATTATTGCAGCTCAAGTGCTTGGATTTAGCTATATTGAAGAGGAAAAAAATCGATGAGATCTATCGCGCTGCGCTTCGCGATATCAGAGGCATAGATTGCATTCAATTAATTACAGATGTTATAAATAATTACTCATATTTTCCAATTTTAGTCGGGCCTGATTATTCAATTAGTCGCGATAGGTTGTATGAAAAACTAAAAGAGCATGGTGTATACGCCCGCAGATATTTTTATCCACTCATTTCAAATTTGAGCATGTATAAGGAATTTACTTCATCTTCGCAATCTAATTTGCCCATTGCAAATGACATAGCCCAAAAAATACTTTGCCTGCCAATTTATCCTGATCTGGAATTAGTGGATCAAGAGAAAATTATTAGTCTCATAAGAAAGTTTGCATAGTGAAAATTCGCCGCGTATTAGTTTTTCCTGCTGGGACTGAAATTGGACTTGAGATTTATAACTCCCTTAAGCACTGCAAAGAGGTAGAGATTTTTGGGGCTGGTCAAGCAATATCAAACCCCGCCACCTTTATTTTTCCTAGCTATCATGAACTGCCAACCATTAATGATTCAGATTGGCTTCAGGAATTAATTAAGTTATGTAGAAAATTGCAGATTGATTATATTTTCCCTGCATATGACGATGCAATAGTGGCATTAGCACAGAATCGCGAAAAAATTTCTGCCAAAGTACTGATACCCTCTTTGGAGGCATGTTTGCTTACTCGCTCGAAAGCTCTCACTTATGAGCGGCTTAAATCCATTTTGCGCGTTCCAGAAATTTATAGCATAGGAGAGGCAGATCACTTTCCGCTTATCGTAAAGCCTAATAGGGGCCAGGGATCCCAGGATGTAACAAGAGTAAATAGTGAGCAAGAATTGAGTTCCGCTCTAAGAGTTGTTAATGACCCGATAATTTGTGAATATTTGCCTGGCGAAGAATTTACAGTTGACTGTTTTAGTGATCGCGATAGAGGTTTATTATTTTCTGGGGCCAGAATT
Coding sequences within:
- a CDS encoding DegT/DnrJ/EryC1/StrS aminotransferase family protein; protein product: MTKSNSVYVTRPTLPPLEEFIPYLTEIWKSNIVTNGGPFHQQLEQALCDYLEVNYISLFNNGTIALITALQALELKGEVITTPYSFVATANSLLWNGIQPVFVDIDPISLNLDPSRIEEAITDKTAAIMPVHCYGRPCDLEQIQKIAQKYNLKVIYDAAHAFGVRNQSGSILRSGDLSVLSFHATKVFNTFEGGAIVCHDIGTKKHIDQLKNFGFVDEVTIVAAGINGKMSEVNSAFGLLQLKCLDLAILKRKKIDEIYRAALRDIRGIDCIQLITDVINNYSYFPILVGPDYSISRDRLYEKLKEHGVYARRYFYPLISNLSMYKEFTSSSQSNLPIANDIAQKILCLPIYPDLELVDQEKIISLIRKFA